A window of the Cellvibrio sp. pealriver genome harbors these coding sequences:
- a CDS encoding CARDB domain-containing protein, whose amino-acid sequence MLRFTFLIASVMALLAQPALSASWLECDGDSGKKLRWGGNSTTARINTTSFSGSNLTAVQRGINATNANPSPFVINATTETGGVSRGNGQNEIYAKNISPPGVAQMNYHCYWFFGWHYGLDEVDIVLDSDRTWTSSTAKSSNFSYTGSALPIDSVITHEAGHFLGLMHVNWEYNVMGDSWRHHHTNGTTANIYFGEDASHGSRVLYGNQSSTFNDVSVAHWRRTGADGEYSSHDRVRIRNNANTANLTPITIAGEPGFRVTRGTTVRPEFTLENNGKTTHNNIAFGIYISTNDFISTSDRRIAGGTFGSLSPDDVHTTTIPVYIPGDLTVGQNYWLGIVIDENNAISETNGDNNMAYIPIRIQ is encoded by the coding sequence ATGTTACGGTTTACTTTTTTAATCGCTTCAGTAATGGCGCTACTTGCACAACCCGCGCTGAGCGCATCATGGCTTGAGTGTGATGGCGATAGCGGCAAAAAACTACGTTGGGGTGGTAACTCCACAACAGCACGTATCAATACGACCAGCTTTAGCGGTAGCAATCTGACTGCTGTACAACGCGGCATTAATGCAACCAATGCAAACCCATCTCCTTTTGTGATTAATGCAACAACCGAAACCGGTGGTGTAAGCAGAGGCAATGGCCAGAATGAAATTTATGCAAAAAACATATCGCCACCAGGTGTAGCGCAAATGAATTACCACTGCTATTGGTTTTTCGGTTGGCATTACGGTTTGGATGAAGTGGATATTGTGTTGGATTCTGATCGCACCTGGACCAGCTCCACGGCAAAATCATCCAACTTTAGTTACACCGGTTCTGCCCTTCCGATTGATTCTGTTATTACGCACGAGGCTGGACACTTCCTTGGTTTGATGCACGTAAATTGGGAATACAATGTGATGGGCGATTCATGGCGTCATCACCATACCAACGGCACCACAGCCAATATTTATTTTGGTGAGGATGCTTCACATGGCTCACGTGTGTTGTACGGCAACCAATCAAGTACTTTCAATGATGTGTCAGTCGCACACTGGCGTCGTACCGGTGCCGATGGCGAATATTCAAGCCATGATCGCGTGCGAATTCGCAACAATGCCAATACTGCAAACCTGACACCTATCACGATTGCAGGTGAGCCAGGCTTCCGTGTTACTCGCGGCACCACGGTACGTCCGGAATTTACGTTGGAAAACAATGGCAAAACCACACACAACAATATTGCGTTTGGTATTTACATTTCTACCAATGATTTTATCAGCACTAGCGATAGAAGAATTGCCGGCGGTACTTTCGGTTCACTCAGCCCGGACGATGTGCACACCACCACTATCCCCGTGTACATCCCTGGCGATTTGACTGTTGGACAAAATTATTGGCTCGGTATTGTCATCGATGAAAACAATGCAATCTCCGAAACCAATGGCGACAACAACATGGCTTACATTCCAATCCGGATTCAATAA